TGTGAGGGGGTAAAGAAAATGAGAGTGAAAAAATTTAGCGCACATTTTTTGAAAGCCCCTAAAATAGGCTCTTAAAAGGCTCTCACTCTCAGTTGTAATGCAAGAATTCAGCTAAGACAAAAAATCCCTATTATCCCAAATCAACCCATTTGTCCCAAATTTAAGGAAATTTTTAAACACTACAAGTGTATATAAAGCCCAAATAAACGCACTTTAAAGAGTGTTTAAAACGTCCCAAAATTTATCCCAAAAAATCCTATTGCTTACTAAATTTTGACAATTTTGGCTTAAGGTTCTCAGAAAATTTGGTTGTAAAAAGCAAGAAAAATAGCAATTAAGGAACAGAATTTTTATAAAAATGTTCCTTAATTAAGCTTAATGTTCCTTAGTGTTATCAACACACAGAGAATAGCGCTTTACTATTAAGGAACACAATAATTTTAAATACCAAATACTTGATGAAACTTAAAAAAAATATCAATAACTGATTAAGGAACATTTTAAGTTTTAATTTATGTTATGCTCTTGATTACACGACCTAGCACATAAAAAATTTCTTGTGTATCACTTTTGAGCTCGTAGCTACTATACTCTGGGTTTAGACTTCTTATACATATATTGCCATTTTGACCCACTTGAAGCATTTTTACCATTAAAATATTGTTATAGTTGATGACATAAAGTCCATCGCCCACAAAATTTTCGGTAATATCAAGTATCACCCAGTCGCCAGGGTGCAATTTTGGCAACATGCTATCGCCAACAACTTGTGTCATCCTAAGCCTATCCTCTTTAACTGGAAATTTAAAGAGATCCCTTGGGATAAAAATTTT
The nucleotide sequence above comes from Campylobacter concisus. Encoded proteins:
- a CDS encoding S24 family peptidase, which encodes MDKIDTILGRIYKKLDIKNDADFCKRYDIKPNTLSNWKSRNTLALEKILDIARKEKISIDYILLGKDNENNTHNVNNDGYHIRVLSHNVSAGTSSDIDGIDVFDTKQKIFIPRDLFKFPVKEDRLRMTQVVGDSMLPKLHPGDWVILDITENFVGDGLYVINYNNILMVKMLQVGQNGNICIRSLNPEYSSYELKSDTQEIFYVLGRVIKSIT